The genomic region CCCTGCCACGGCATGAACGCCACCTGCATGTTCCGGCCCAGGGCCAGCTCACCTTTGTTGGTGCCGTAGCCTTCGCACAGTACCTGGCCCTTGGTCACCCGCTCGCCGTTCTTCACGAGCGGCGTCAGGTTGATGCAGGTGTCCTGGTTGGTACGACGGAATTTGATCAGGTCGTAGGAAATCTTCTCGGCGTCGAAGCTCACGAGTACGTCGTCGGCCGTCAGGTCGTATTTCACGACGATGCGGTTGGCGTCTACGTAGTCGATTACGCCGTTGCCTTCGGCTACTACCAGCGTGCGCGAGTCGGTAGCTACGCGGCCTTCCAGACCGGTGCCCACAATCGGAGCCTCGGCTTTCAGCAGCGGAACTGCCTGGCGCTGCATGTTCGAGCCCATCAGTGCCCGGTTAGCATCGTCGTGCTCCAGGAACGGAATCAGCGAAGCGGCCACCGATACAATCTGGTTCGGAGCTACGTCCATGTAGCTGTACTCATCCGGGCCAACCACGGGGAAGTCACCCTCGAAACGGCCTTTTACCAAGTCGTTGATGAAGTTGCCTTCGTCGTCGATCCGGGCGTTGGCCTGCGCGATGTGGTGGGTGTCTTCTTCCTCAGCGGTCAGGTACTTTACGTGCTCGGTGGTATCCACCTTGCCGTTTTCTACCGTGCGGTAAGGCGTCTCTATGAAGCCCATCGAGTTAACCCGGGCGTGCACGCACAGCGACGAAATCAGACCGATGTTCGGGCCTTCCGGCGTTTCGATGGTGCAGAGGCGGCCGTAGTGCGTGTAGTGAACGTCACGTACTTCGAAACCAGCCCGCTCGCGCGACAGACCTCCCGGCCCCAGTGCCGATACGCGACGCTTGTGCGTCACCTCGGCCAGCGGGTTGGTCTGGTCCATGAACTGCGACAACTGGTTGGTGCCGAAGAACGAGTTGATAACCGACGACAGCGTGCGCGCGTTGATAAGGTCAACCGGCTTGAAGTCCTCGTTGTCACGCACGTTCATGCGCTCCTTGATGGTACGCGCCATCCGGGCCAGGCCCACGCCGAACTGGGCGTAGAGCTGCTCGCCCACGGTGCGTACGCGGCGGTTGCTCAAGTGGTCAATGTCATCGACAATGGCCTTCGAGTTGATCAGACCGATCAGGTATTTCACGATGAGAACGATGTCCTCGTTGGTCAGTACGCGGGCGTCCCAACCGGTGTCAATACCCAGTTTCTTATTGATACGGTAGCGGCCTACGTCCCCGAGGTCGTAGCGCTTGTCCGAGAAGAATAGCTTTTGGATGATGTCGCGGGCCGTTTCTTCGTCGGGAGCCTCCGTGTTCCGGAGCTGACGATAGATTTGCTCCACGGCTTCTTTCTCCGAGTTGGAGTTGTCCTTCTGCAGCGTGTTGTAAATGATTGCGTAGTCGGCAATATTTACGTTCTCGCGGTGCAGAATCACCGACTTGGCCCCGGCGTTCAGGATCGTGTCGATGTCCTCCTCCTCGATGGTGGAGTCGCGCTCCAGCAGTACCTCGTTCCGGTCGATGGAAACCACTTCCCCGGTGTCCTCGTCAACGAAATCTTCCGTCCAAGTGCGCAGCACCCGAGCGGCCAGCTTCCGGCCGACGGCTTTCTTGAGGTTCTTTTTATCGGCCTTCACTTCCTCCGACAAACCGAACAGGTCAAGAATGTCTTTGTCGGTGCCGTAGCCGATGGCGCGGAGCAGCGTGGTAACCGGGAATTTCTTCTTCCGGTCGATGTAGGCATACATCACGTTGTTCACGTCCGTGGCAAACTCAATCCACGAGCCTTTGAACGGAATGATACGGGCCGAGTACAGCTTGGTACCGTTCGTGTGCTTGCTCTGTGCGAAGAATACGCCCGGCGAGCGGTGCAGCTGCGATACGATAACGCGCTCAGCGCCGTTGATAACGAACGAGCCCTTTTCGGTCATGTAGGGAATGTTCCCGAGGAACACTTCCTGCTCAATCGTTTCGAAATCTTCGTTGTCCGAGTCATTGCAGACCAGGCGCAACTTGGCTTTCAGCGGAACCGAATACGTGAGGCCGCGGTCGATGCACTCGTCAACCGAGTACTTGGGTGGGTCAACGTGGTAATCGAGAAAGGTCAGCACGAAGTTTTCGCGCGAGTCCGAAATCGGAAAGTTCTCGGCGAATACTTTGAACAGGCCCTCATCGGTACGGTTCTCGGCAGCCGTTTCCAACTGGAAGAAATCCATGAACGAGCGCACCTGCACGTCCAGGAAATCCGGATACTCAATAACCTTTTTAATCTTGGCGAAGTTGATCCGCTCGTCAGCAGCTTGCAGCTTTTGCAGACCTGACTGTGCTTTCGGTGTAGCCAATGTATGTGGGGTTAGGAAATGGACACTGGGAGAATCCAGAACAGGGTAGTAACAGGGCCACTACCTTGAAAAATCAGAAAGTTGCGGGCGCACGAAAGCGCAAAGCAGAACCTTGCGCTTGTGGCGTCCGTAGGCACGAAAAGCCGCAAAGCGGCGTGCAAACGAACTTCCGGCTGGTTTGTTGCCTACAAACAGGAAAAGACCTGGCTTAGTTGCCAGGCCTCTCCTTATTTGCTGGTTTTAAGAGCAGGCAGCAGAAATTACTTAACTTCTACTTCAGCGCCGGCTTCTTCCAGTTGCTTTTTCAGCGACTCAGCTTCGTCTTTGGCAACACCTTCTTTCAGGGCCTTAGGGGCACCGTCAACCAGTTCTTTGGCTTCTTTCAGGCCCAGACCGGTCAGGTCTTTCACCAGTTTCACAACGGCCAGTTTAGCCGAACCAGCCGACTTCAGGATCACGTCGAACGTGGTCTTCTCCTCAGGAGCGTCAGCAGCGGCAGCGCCACCACCGGCCATCATTACCGGAGCAGCAGCAGCAGGCTCAATGCCGTACTCGTCCTTCAGGATGGTAGCCAGTTCGTTTACTTCTTTTACCGTCAGGCTAACGAGCTGCTCGGCGAATGCTTTCAAATCTGCCATTTCTGTAGATTGTTAAAAAGGGGTTGTTGGAGGAAATTGAAGGTGAAAAAGATGAGCAGCGGTTAGCCTGCAACCTCTTCTTTTTCGGCAAGTGTTTTGAGGATACCAGCCAGTTTGGCACCGCCGCTCGACAGAGCAGAGATAACATTCTTGGCAGGTGACTGGAGCAGACCGATAACATCACCGATGAGCTCGTTTTTACCTTTCAGCGTGCTGAGGGTGCTCAGCTGATCGGCTCCAACGTATACGCCGGAGTCAATGTAAGCACCTTTGAAAGCTGGGCGAATCACAGCAGTTTTGCTGTAGTTCTGCGACTTGTAGAAGTCCTGCAACAGCTTGGCTGGAGCGTTACCCGACTCTTTCGAGAACAGGATGCCCGACTGGCCTACCAGCGCCGCGTCCATCTCCGAAGTGTCGCCACCGAGGGTGTCGAGGGCCTTACGGATGAACGTGTTCTTGTACACCTTGAACTCCATGCCGCGGTTGTAGCACAGGCGACGGAATTCGTTGATTTTCGCCACTGACATTCCCGAAGCATCGGCAATGTAGAACGCGTTGTGCGATTGGAACTTCTCGCTCAACTCGTCGACGAGGGCTTGTTTTTCTTCCCGGATCATATCGTCGTGTTGATTTAGATTATGCGGAAGTTACCGACGTGTCAACCGGAACAGCAGGCGACATCGTGCTCGAGAGCGTGATGCTCTTGATGTACGTGCCCTTAGCCGAGGAAGGCTTCAAACGCAGCAGCGTCTGAATTACTTCGATGGCGTTTTCAGCCAGCTTCTGGTCATCGAACGACACTTTACCAACCGAGCAGTGAATGATACCGGTTTTGTCGACTTTGAAGTCGATTTTACCAGCTTTCACTTCCTGCACCGCTTTAGCTACGTCCGTCGTTACCGTGCCCGACTTCGGGTTAGGCATCAGACCACGGGGACCGAGCACGCGGCCCAGACGACCCACTTTAGCCATTACGGCCGGCATGGTGATGATAACGTCGATGTCAGTCCAGCCTTTTTCAATCTTGGCGATATAGTCGTCCAAACCAACGAAATCAGCACCAGCAGCAGTAGCTTCGGCTTCTTTGTCGGGCGTAACGAGGGCCAGAACACGAACGGTTTTGCCAGTACCGTGGGGCAGCGTAGCGACGCCACGTACCATCTGGTCGGCTTTGCGAGGATCCACGCCCAGACGAACGTCGATATCTACCGAGGCGTCAAATTTGGTATAGGTAATATCCTTTACCACTTTGGCCGCTTCTACCAGATTCCGAACTTCGGTCAGGTCATGCTTGGCAAGGGCTTCCTTGCGCTTTTTGCTTACTTGTGCCATGTCTACTCCGTCGTTAAATTATTCAGCGAAAGGAGAAGTGCCCGACACAGTGATGCCCATGCTACGAGCCGTACCGGCTACCTGCAGCATTGCCGACTCCACTTTGAAAGCATTCAGGTCTGGCATCTTCGTTTCAGCGATGGTGCGCACCTGGTCCCACGACACTGAGCCTACCTTATTACGGTTGGGCTCTTTCGAACCGCTCTGGAGCTTGGCAGCCTCCATCAGGAGAACCGGCACCGGAGGGGTCTTCACAACGAAGTCGAACGACTTGTCGGTGTACATGGTGATGAGTACAGGACAAACTTGGCCGGCCTTATCTTGGGTGCGAGCATTGAACTGCTTGCAGAATTCCATGATGTTAAGGCCTTTGCTACCAAGTGCAGGTCCAACCGGCGGCGCAGGGTTTGCGGCGCCTCCCTTTATCTGAAGCTTCAGATAACCTCTAATTTCCTTGGCCATTGGGTTTGTAAGGCTTCGGACGCTGCATCGTAACACGCATTGTCCTCAGTTTTTTGATTGCTCCGAAGTGGAAGCACCACCGGTCCGGAGCGGATAACCGATGACGTTTGCTTGGCAGTAGGTGAAACTTGAGCTAGAAACAGTCAGAAACGTGTCGTTCCGACTGTCCCTAGCTCAAGTTCGCTCTATACTACTATGAGTCCTTTTCGACCTGTGTGTAGCTCAACTCCATCGGAGTGCTACGGCCAAATATTTTTACGATTACGTTGAGTTTCTTGCGCTCCTCGAATACTTCCGAGACAGTGCCCAGCATGCCGGCGAAACCACCATCTACAATCTTCACCAACTCGTTTACTACGAATGGTGTTTCCAGCGTGGCCGTCTGCTCTTCTGCCTCGTCTACGATACCGAGGATGTTATTCACCTCCGAAAGACGCAACGGGATAGGCTTGGTGTTCTGGTTGGCAGCTTTGCCTTCCTTATCACTCAGAAAACCCAGAATACCCGGAGTGCTGGTAATGATGTGGTCTACCTCACCGTGCGTCAGATCCGCGTGAATGATGATGTAGCCGGGATACAGATTCCGCTCCCGTACGCGCTTCTTGCCGTTGCGCATCTCGTACACCTTCTCCGCCGGAATCAGTACCTGAGGCACCAGGTCGGAGAGACCATGCCGGCCAATTTCCGTTTCGAGATAGGTCTTGGCCTTTTTCTCCTGTCCGCTCACCGAGCGGACCACATACCATTTCAACTCTCCCATCTTCGCTGCCGATTAACGGAATGAGTTGTAAAACGCTTCCAGACCAGTTTTAAATACCACGTCCATCAAACCAACAACAGCAGCGAATACCAGCGAACCGATGAGCACTAAGCCAGCGCTCTTCTGGAGTTCCTCGAAAGATGGCCACGTTACTTTGTAGCGCATCTCCTCGACGGTGTCGCGGAAGTAATTCGGTTTCTTGTCCATTGCTCGTCGCCTGGTTAGTGGCTTCTGATTACTCGCAGGCTGCGAATGCAGCAACCTGTATTAAAGCACGGGCGGAGAGATTCGAACTCCCATCAAAGGTTTTGGAGACCTCTATTCTACCCTTGAACTACGCCCGTGTATGCGTCCGTTACCAGCTTGCTACTGGATTGGGACTGCAAATGTATGGAACTCTATTTACAAAACAAATCCGCCTCTGAAAAAATCAGAGGCGGATTGCATTGATTTGCTAGAATCCAGCTGAAATCTACTCAGTGATTTCGGTTACCTGACCAGCACCTACCGTACGGCCACCCTCACGGATAGCGAAACGCAGGCCTTTCTCCATAGCTACCGAGTTGATCAGCTCAACCGAGATAGTTACGTTGTCACCAGGCATTACCATTTCCACGCCTTCGCCCAGCGTGATGATGCCGGTTACGTCGGTGGTGCGGAAATAGAACTGAGGACGGTAGTTGTTGAAGAACGGCGTGTGACGACCACCTTCTTCTTTCGACAGCACGTACACCTCGGCTTTAAACTTGGTGTGAGGCTTAACGGAACCGGGCTTGCAGATAACCATACCACGACGGATGGCTTCTTTTTCAATACCACGGAGCAACAGACCTACGTTGTCACCAGCTTCACCACGGTCAAGGATTTTGCGGAACATCTCAACGCCAGTTACGGTCGACTTGAGGTTCTCAGCACCCATACCGAGGATTTCAACTTGCTCACCCGAGTTGATTATACCGCGCTCGATACGGCCGGTTGCTACCGTACCACGACCCGTGATAGAGAATACGTCCTCTACTGGCATCAGGAAGGGCAGGTCGGTCAGACGAGCTGGAATTGGAATGTAGCTGTCAACAGCGTCCATCAACTCCTCGATCTTCGGAACCCAGTTGGCATCGCCGTTCAGGCCGCCCAGAGCCGAGCCCTGAATAACCGGAATGTTGTCGCCATCGAAGTCATAGAACGAGAGCAGCTCACGGATTTCCATTTCCACCAGCTCGAGGAGCTCGGGGTCATCCACCATGTCTACTTTGTTCATGAACACTACCAGCTGAGGAACACCTACCTGGCGAGCGAGCAGGATGTGCTCACGCGTCTGGGGCATTGGGCCGTCGGTAGCAGCTACCACGAGGATAGCACCGTCCATCTGGGCAGCACCCGTAACCATGTTCTTCACGTAGTCAGCGTGACCTGGGCAGTCAACGTGAGCATAGTGACGGTTTACGGTAGAGTACTCTACGTGCGACGTGTTGATGGTGATACCACGCTCTTTTTCTTCGGGAGCGTTGTCGATCGACGAGAAGTCACGCTTGGCGGCCAAACCTTTGTTCGCCAGTACCATGGTGATAGCAGCGGTCAGGGTGGTTTTGCCGTGGTCGACGTGCCCGATCGTACCGATGTTCACGTGCGGCTTGGAACGATCAAAATTTTCTTTGGCCATTGTAAGTGAGATTAGAGAACTATGTTGTGAGGAGGAAAACGCGACTTGCTTATACTGAAAGAAAGCGAAACGCAGCTCCGCTTAGTGGGGACTGCACGTCGCTTTGCTTTTCAGACTGGCCCAAACAGAGCAGCCGCGCTGCACCGCCGGTATAATGTGAGCCATTTATGGGATTTGAACCCATGACCTCTTCCTTACCAAGGAAGTGCTCTACCACTGAGCTAAAACGGCTGATACTATAGATTTCAACAAAGGTACGACAGGAGAAGTACAATCGCCGTTGCGGCTGTATCTGTTTCTTTGCGCAACTCTGCGAATGTTGAGCGGGAGACGAGGTTCGAACCCGCGACCTGCAGCTTGGAAGGCTGCCGCTCTACCAGCTGAGCTACTCCCGCGTAGTGTAAATAAAGAAACTCGTAGGCGGCCAATCTGATTCATTGCCTTGCGAGTTTCTCTACTTATCAATCGTGGGGGGAGAAGGATTCGAACCTTCGAAAGCTTACGCTAACAGAGTTACAGTCTGTCCCATTTGGCCGCTCTGGAACCCCCCCGATTGTTATTTCTCCGCCGTTTGCGAAGAAATTTTCGCTTCAACCTTTCTGCCTTAGTCGGCTACTGTGTCGAATTGAGTTGCAAAATTAGGGGCTTTCTGATGCAAGTCAAGCGCAGCCCTGAAAATCGTTTAATATTTTTTCTGCCGGCGTTCAGAATCCCCTGTTTTTCCGGGGCTAACCTGCTGATTGCTTTTAGGAAACCTGCTACTCTGGAGAGCGAATAAATTTTTGCGTTTTTTCTTAGCAGCTACTGCATCATGGCATAATATGCCTTCACCTGTTCGTCTTTTTCCTTACTGCGGATATCCTGCAACGTTGCTTTAAGTGCGGGCATGCTGGAGGCCAGAATGCTCAGGCCCCGGTAAGCGCCCAACCGAACGAACGTGCTGGGAGCCGTGCGCGCTAGGCTTTCTAGTCGTTGAATGCCTTTTTCCCGCTCGATGGGAGGCATGCGGAGCATGAAAGTGGCAAAGTCGGGCAGATAGCTGCGGTAGAGGTCGGCGTCGCTGACGTCGGGCAGGCGGCGCATGAACCACTGGTACTGCTCGTTGCTGCTGCCATTGAGAGAATAATAGGTGGCAATGGAGGTCAGCACTTCTGCATTCCGGCTTTCCTGCATGGCCGCAATCTTCTCTTGCGAATCGGCCGTTGGGGTTTTGGCCAAGGCCTGAATACCGGCACTGACCACTCTGTAGGAACTATCGTTGAGCGCCGTCAGGAAGGCACTGGCGTAGTTTTCGTTGGGGAGAGAGGCCAGGGCATTCAGCGCAGTAGCGCGTACTTGGCTATTTTTATCCTTCAGGGCTACCTGCTGCAGATCCTGGCGTACGGCGTTGCCTTCAGGGCCCTTATACCGGCGCAACGCCTGCACGGCCGCCTGACGCACAGCCCAGAAAGGGTCGTTGAGGGCAGTGCGCAGCAGGGCGCTTACGGGCAGCTCGGCGCTTTTAACCTTCAGCTGGGTTACGGCTTCATACCGCTGCAGATAGCCTTTCGCGTGGGTGTACTGGTACATCAACTCGTCCTGCGTGCGCTCTTCTTCGATTTCGGCCAGCAGTTGCGCTTGGCTGTCGAATTTCACGAGGCTGGGGCGCTGGGCAGAAGACAGCCGGAAAGTCTGGTCGGCTTTCGTGATGGTGATGCGGTGGTCGGTGGGCTGGTTGTTGGCCCATACAGTTACGGTTACGGGCAGCCGGTAGACAGGCGTGAAGGTGGAATCCTGCAACTGTTGCACGCGCATGCTCACTTGGCCGTTAGCAAAGCTGTGCGTCACTTTCAGTTCGGGATGGCCGCGCTGCATAAACCACTGGTCGAAAAACCACATCAGGTCTTCACCGGTGGTTTCTTCGAAGGCGATGCGCAGCTTAGCTATTTCCGAGGTGGAAAATTTATTCTGGGTGAGGTAGCGGTTCAGGGAAGCGAAGAAGGCTTCGTCGCCGACATAGTTGCGCAGCATGTGCAGTACGCGGCCGCCTTTGTCGTAGGAGTGCCGGTCGAACATGTCTTCCTGCTTGGCGTAGCGGTAGCGAATCAGTGGCTCGCGCTTGCTCTGGGCTTCTTCCAGGTAGCGGCCCAGCTTCTGCTGCTGCACCAGGTCGGCGGCATCGGCGCCATACTTGTGCTCGGCCCAGAGCAGCTCCGAGTAGTCGGCGAAAGACTCGTTAAGCGGCAGGTTGGCCCACGATTCGGTGGTTACATAGTCGCCGAACCAGTGGTGGAACAGCTCGTGCGCTACCGTAGACTCGGCATCGTAGCCCACATCGGCCAGCTCGCGAGGCGAGAACTGCACCAGGCTTTGCTCGAACGTGACGGCCGTGGTGTTTTCCATAGCCCCCGACACGAAATCGTGTACGGCTACCTGCGTGTATTTTTCCCACGGGAAGTCAACACCCAGTTTTTTGGAAAAGTAGTCCAGCATCTGGGGCGTGTTGCCGAACACCGCCCGGGCCGTGTTGCTGAACTTGGCATCGACGTAGTAGTCTACCGGCTTGCCCCGCCAGGTGTCGCTGATGACGGCGAAGTCGCCTACGGCCAGC from Hymenobacter canadensis harbors:
- the rplL gene encoding 50S ribosomal protein L7/L12; translated protein: MADLKAFAEQLVSLTVKEVNELATILKDEYGIEPAAAAPVMMAGGGAAAADAPEEKTTFDVILKSAGSAKLAVVKLVKDLTGLGLKEAKELVDGAPKALKEGVAKDEAESLKKQLEEAGAEVEVK
- the tuf gene encoding elongation factor Tu, which codes for MAKENFDRSKPHVNIGTIGHVDHGKTTLTAAITMVLANKGLAAKRDFSSIDNAPEEKERGITINTSHVEYSTVNRHYAHVDCPGHADYVKNMVTGAAQMDGAILVVAATDGPMPQTREHILLARQVGVPQLVVFMNKVDMVDDPELLELVEMEIRELLSFYDFDGDNIPVIQGSALGGLNGDANWVPKIEELMDAVDSYIPIPARLTDLPFLMPVEDVFSITGRGTVATGRIERGIINSGEQVEILGMGAENLKSTVTGVEMFRKILDRGEAGDNVGLLLRGIEKEAIRRGMVICKPGSVKPHTKFKAEVYVLSKEEGGRHTPFFNNYRPQFYFRTTDVTGIITLGEGVEMVMPGDNVTISVELINSVAMEKGLRFAIREGGRTVGAGQVTEITE
- the rplA gene encoding 50S ribosomal protein L1; translation: MAQVSKKRKEALAKHDLTEVRNLVEAAKVVKDITYTKFDASVDIDVRLGVDPRKADQMVRGVATLPHGTGKTVRVLALVTPDKEAEATAAGADFVGLDDYIAKIEKGWTDIDVIITMPAVMAKVGRLGRVLGPRGLMPNPKSGTVTTDVAKAVQEVKAGKIDFKVDKTGIIHCSVGKVSFDDQKLAENAIEVIQTLLRLKPSSAKGTYIKSITLSSTMSPAVPVDTSVTSA
- the rplJ gene encoding 50S ribosomal protein L10, coding for MIREEKQALVDELSEKFQSHNAFYIADASGMSVAKINEFRRLCYNRGMEFKVYKNTFIRKALDTLGGDTSEMDAALVGQSGILFSKESGNAPAKLLQDFYKSQNYSKTAVIRPAFKGAYIDSGVYVGADQLSTLSTLKGKNELIGDVIGLLQSPAKNVISALSSGGAKLAGILKTLAEKEEVAG
- the rplK gene encoding 50S ribosomal protein L11, with protein sequence MAKEIRGYLKLQIKGGAANPAPPVGPALGSKGLNIMEFCKQFNARTQDKAGQVCPVLITMYTDKSFDFVVKTPPVPVLLMEAAKLQSGSKEPNRNKVGSVSWDQVRTIAETKMPDLNAFKVESAMLQVAGTARSMGITVSGTSPFAE
- a CDS encoding M1 family metallopeptidase codes for the protein MQPAATILHDLLDTKLDVRFDWAKQWLLGTATLTVRPHFYPQNQLVLDAKGFDVKNVRLVNGGKEKNLTYTYDKKKLTIALDRTYSRTELCQVRIQYVAKPNELEVGGSAAITQDKGLYFINPLGTDKTKPRQLWTQGETEGNSCWFPTIDRPNQRMTQEVSLTVEAGQKTLSNGLLVSSRKNNDGTRTDTWKQSLPHAPYLAMLAVGDFAVISDTWRGKPVDYYVDAKFSNTARAVFGNTPQMLDYFSKKLGVDFPWEKYTQVAVHDFVSGAMENTTAVTFEQSLVQFSPRELADVGYDAESTVAHELFHHWFGDYVTTESWANLPLNESFADYSELLWAEHKYGADAADLVQQQKLGRYLEEAQSKREPLIRYRYAKQEDMFDRHSYDKGGRVLHMLRNYVGDEAFFASLNRYLTQNKFSTSEIAKLRIAFEETTGEDLMWFFDQWFMQRGHPELKVTHSFANGQVSMRVQQLQDSTFTPVYRLPVTVTVWANNQPTDHRITITKADQTFRLSSAQRPSLVKFDSQAQLLAEIEEERTQDELMYQYTHAKGYLQRYEAVTQLKVKSAELPVSALLRTALNDPFWAVRQAAVQALRRYKGPEGNAVRQDLQQVALKDKNSQVRATALNALASLPNENYASAFLTALNDSSYRVVSAGIQALAKTPTADSQEKIAAMQESRNAEVLTSIATYYSLNGSSNEQYQWFMRRLPDVSDADLYRSYLPDFATFMLRMPPIEREKGIQRLESLARTAPSTFVRLGAYRGLSILASSMPALKATLQDIRSKEKDEQVKAYYAMMQ
- the secE gene encoding preprotein translocase subunit SecE — its product is MDKKPNYFRDTVEEMRYKVTWPSFEELQKSAGLVLIGSLVFAAVVGLMDVVFKTGLEAFYNSFR
- the rpoB gene encoding DNA-directed RNA polymerase subunit beta gives rise to the protein MQKLQAADERINFAKIKKVIEYPDFLDVQVRSFMDFFQLETAAENRTDEGLFKVFAENFPISDSRENFVLTFLDYHVDPPKYSVDECIDRGLTYSVPLKAKLRLVCNDSDNEDFETIEQEVFLGNIPYMTEKGSFVINGAERVIVSQLHRSPGVFFAQSKHTNGTKLYSARIIPFKGSWIEFATDVNNVMYAYIDRKKKFPVTTLLRAIGYGTDKDILDLFGLSEEVKADKKNLKKAVGRKLAARVLRTWTEDFVDEDTGEVVSIDRNEVLLERDSTIEEEDIDTILNAGAKSVILHRENVNIADYAIIYNTLQKDNSNSEKEAVEQIYRQLRNTEAPDEETARDIIQKLFFSDKRYDLGDVGRYRINKKLGIDTGWDARVLTNEDIVLIVKYLIGLINSKAIVDDIDHLSNRRVRTVGEQLYAQFGVGLARMARTIKERMNVRDNEDFKPVDLINARTLSSVINSFFGTNQLSQFMDQTNPLAEVTHKRRVSALGPGGLSRERAGFEVRDVHYTHYGRLCTIETPEGPNIGLISSLCVHARVNSMGFIETPYRTVENGKVDTTEHVKYLTAEEEDTHHIAQANARIDDEGNFINDLVKGRFEGDFPVVGPDEYSYMDVAPNQIVSVAASLIPFLEHDDANRALMGSNMQRQAVPLLKAEAPIVGTGLEGRVATDSRTLVVAEGNGVIDYVDANRIVVKYDLTADDVLVSFDAEKISYDLIKFRRTNQDTCINLTPLVKNGERVTKGQVLCEGYGTNKGELALGRNMQVAFMPWQGYNFEDAIVISEKVVRDDIFTSIHIEEFELEVRETKRGEEELTSEIPNVSEEAVRNLDDNGIIRLGAEVKEGDILIGKITPKGETDPTPEEKLLRAIFGDKAGDVKDASLKAPPSLQGVVIGTKLFSRPKKDKNLRAKSKKEVEELKESYGKELRGIKSIMVEKLIQLLEGKTSQGIKHKFGDEILTKGVKFGKKNITEALFPEKNPYKDESNYAVPEEVNIFKDLVLEGWTADARVNGMVLQLVKNYAKRRNTITARFKRDRFTLEVGDELPAGIVQLAKVYIAKKRKLKVGDKMAGRHGNKGVVARIVRDEDMPFLPDGTPMDIVLNPLGVPSRMNIGQIYETVLGWAGLKLGRTYATPIFDGATEAEVSAELTEAGLPTFGRAYLHDGLTGQRFDQPVTVGVIYMLKLGHLVDDKMHARSIGPYSLITQQPLGGKAQFGGQRFGEMEVWALEAFGASNVLQEILTVKSDDVVGRAKAYEAIVKGDVLPKPNIPESFNVLIHELRGLALEITLD
- the nusG gene encoding transcription termination/antitermination protein NusG, which translates into the protein MGELKWYVVRSVSGQEKKAKTYLETEIGRHGLSDLVPQVLIPAEKVYEMRNGKKRVRERNLYPGYIIIHADLTHGEVDHIITSTPGILGFLSDKEGKAANQNTKPIPLRLSEVNNILGIVDEAEEQTATLETPFVVNELVKIVDGGFAGMLGTVSEVFEERKKLNVIVKIFGRSTPMELSYTQVEKDS